One window of the Brevundimonas goettingensis genome contains the following:
- the glmU gene encoding bifunctional UDP-N-acetylglucosamine diphosphorylase/glucosamine-1-phosphate N-acetyltransferase GlmU, with protein sequence MTITHPRAAIILAAGQGTRMKSPLPKVLHPVGHRAMLDHAIDAAEALGCERIVVVVGSHSPEVRAHVVKRLGEDAIAVQDPPLGTGHAVRAAEAVLGDFVGQVVVTYGDVPLLKAADIEPVFQNHDGVTVIGFEARDPGAYGRLVMDGDALTAITEAKEASEQVLAITACNSGVMAAPVGLLFSLLAEVTNENAKGEYYLTDVVELARKRGAPTRAVFAGEDQVMGVNAQGELAQAEALFQKVQRETFLAAGVTMPAPETVHFAWDTEIGAGTTIEPFVIFGPGAKIAERVRIRGFSHIEGATVAPGAEVGPYARLRPGAALAEDVKIGNFVEVKNVAMAKGAKANHLSYLGDGSVGAGANIGAGTIFCNYDGFNKAKTVVGEGAFVGSNSALVAPVTIGAGAIVGSGSVIVEDVPADALSLARGRQVNKDGAGAVFREKAAAIKAAKKKA encoded by the coding sequence ATGACCATCACCCACCCTCGCGCCGCCATCATTCTCGCCGCCGGACAGGGCACGCGGATGAAGTCGCCGCTGCCCAAGGTGCTGCACCCGGTCGGGCATCGCGCCATGCTGGACCACGCCATCGACGCGGCGGAGGCCCTGGGCTGCGAGCGGATCGTCGTGGTGGTGGGGTCGCATTCGCCAGAAGTGCGCGCCCATGTCGTCAAGCGGCTGGGCGAGGACGCCATTGCCGTGCAGGATCCGCCGCTGGGCACCGGCCATGCCGTCCGGGCCGCCGAGGCCGTGCTGGGCGACTTCGTCGGGCAGGTGGTGGTCACCTATGGCGACGTGCCCCTGCTCAAGGCCGCCGATATTGAGCCAGTGTTCCAGAACCATGACGGGGTCACCGTTATCGGCTTCGAGGCGCGCGATCCCGGCGCCTATGGCCGGCTGGTCATGGACGGGGATGCGCTGACGGCCATCACCGAGGCCAAGGAGGCTTCCGAACAGGTTCTGGCCATCACCGCCTGCAACTCGGGCGTCATGGCCGCGCCGGTGGGCCTGCTGTTCTCGCTTCTGGCCGAGGTCACCAACGAGAACGCCAAGGGCGAATACTATCTGACCGACGTGGTCGAGCTGGCGCGTAAGCGCGGGGCGCCGACGCGGGCCGTGTTCGCGGGCGAGGATCAGGTCATGGGGGTGAACGCCCAGGGCGAGCTGGCCCAGGCCGAGGCCCTGTTCCAGAAGGTGCAGCGCGAGACCTTCCTCGCCGCCGGGGTGACCATGCCGGCGCCCGAGACCGTCCACTTCGCCTGGGACACCGAGATCGGGGCGGGCACGACCATCGAGCCCTTCGTCATCTTCGGCCCGGGCGCGAAGATCGCCGAACGGGTCCGCATCCGCGGCTTCAGCCATATCGAGGGGGCGACGGTGGCCCCCGGCGCCGAGGTCGGCCCCTATGCGCGGCTGCGGCCGGGCGCGGCGCTGGCGGAAGACGTGAAGATCGGCAATTTCGTCGAGGTGAAGAATGTCGCCATGGCGAAGGGCGCCAAGGCCAATCACCTGAGCTATCTCGGCGACGGCTCGGTGGGGGCGGGGGCCAACATCGGCGCGGGGACGATCTTCTGTAACTACGACGGCTTCAACAAGGCGAAGACGGTGGTGGGCGAGGGGGCCTTCGTCGGCTCCAACTCCGCTCTCGTGGCGCCGGTGACCATCGGGGCGGGCGCCATCGTCGGCTCGGGCTCGGTGATCGTCGAGGACGTCCCCGCCGACGCCCTGTCCCTGGCGCGCGGGCGTCAGGTGAACAAGGACGGGGCAGGGGCCGTGTTCCGCGAAAAGGCGGCGGCGATCAAGGCGGCGAAGAAGAAGGCCTAG
- a CDS encoding alpha/beta fold hydrolase → MRISRRSFLSATASAAVLPALPAFAADDPAVPRPDQEHRVPVQGGEVYVRINGDLESGKTPLMLVHGGPGGACWQMFPALPFAADRAIILYDQLDSGRSSAPGDPANWTIERFASEIDAIRLALDLHQIHLLGHSWGGILVANHVSGQLSGISSVILQGAPMSARGWASSMDELLAGMPDGQGRLISAPTPGDAPEKTGAAFGTFMETHLNRTRSPAYARAYMRDVPTDRGDALAAAAMGDGIPRMTGFLRDFDQEPLLSRMTQPTLLLGGEYDLVTPATNRALLPRLQKGSLVTLADAGHMAQFDQPDAWRQAVGDFIARAD, encoded by the coding sequence ATGCGGATTTCGAGACGGTCCTTCCTGTCGGCGACGGCGTCTGCCGCCGTCCTTCCCGCCCTCCCCGCCTTCGCGGCCGACGATCCCGCCGTGCCCCGCCCCGATCAGGAGCATCGCGTCCCTGTTCAGGGCGGCGAGGTCTATGTCCGGATTAACGGCGACCTGGAATCAGGCAAGACACCGCTGATGCTTGTGCATGGCGGTCCGGGCGGCGCCTGCTGGCAAATGTTCCCCGCCCTGCCTTTCGCCGCCGACCGCGCCATCATCCTCTATGACCAGCTCGACAGCGGCCGGTCCTCGGCGCCCGGCGATCCCGCCAACTGGACCATCGAACGGTTTGCTTCAGAGATCGACGCCATCCGGCTGGCCCTGGATCTGCACCAGATCCACCTGCTGGGCCACAGCTGGGGCGGCATCCTCGTCGCCAATCATGTATCGGGACAGCTGTCCGGCATCAGCAGCGTGATCCTGCAGGGCGCGCCGATGTCGGCTCGGGGCTGGGCCTCCAGCATGGACGAACTGCTGGCCGGAATGCCCGACGGACAGGGTCGGCTGATCAGCGCCCCGACGCCCGGCGATGCCCCGGAAAAGACAGGCGCCGCCTTCGGGACTTTCATGGAGACCCACCTGAACCGCACCCGCTCCCCGGCCTACGCCAGGGCCTATATGCGCGACGTCCCCACTGATCGCGGCGACGCCCTCGCCGCTGCCGCCATGGGCGACGGCATCCCGCGCATGACCGGATTTCTGAGGGATTTCGATCAGGAGCCTCTGCTGAGCCGGATGACCCAGCCAACATTGCTTCTGGGCGGCGAGTACGACCTCGTTACCCCGGCCACCAACCGCGCCCTTCTGCCTCGCCTGCAAAAAGGTTCGCTCGTTACGCTTGCCGACGCCGGTCATATGGCCCAGTTCGACCAGCCCGATGCCTGGCGACAGGCCGTCGGCGATTTCATAGCCCGAGCGGACTGA
- a CDS encoding HAD-IA family hydrolase, with protein MTPDHDLPDRDLEGWTIAFDLDGTLVETQGDLVGTLNRMLVREGHPPVPMESARKLIGSGARALLEHGFVAAGASWEEASQDALFDAFIADYIEHIADESHPFEGVVETLEQLAERGARLVVATNKRTDLSELLLGKLDLTRHFAAIVGPDKVSAKKPSGAHLKEAVLLAGGEPTMAIMVGDASPDVGAAKDADMPCIVVTFGYTQIPPEELGGDVLIDHFEDLEEAIDGLLTDLYVSRALAGL; from the coding sequence ATGACCCCCGACCACGACCTGCCCGACCGCGACCTTGAAGGCTGGACCATCGCCTTCGATCTGGACGGCACCCTGGTGGAAACCCAGGGCGACCTTGTCGGCACCCTGAACCGGATGCTGGTCCGCGAGGGCCATCCGCCCGTGCCGATGGAGAGCGCGCGCAAGCTGATCGGCAGCGGCGCCCGGGCCCTGCTGGAGCACGGTTTCGTCGCGGCGGGCGCCTCGTGGGAGGAGGCCAGCCAGGACGCCCTCTTCGACGCCTTCATCGCCGACTACATCGAGCACATCGCCGACGAGTCGCATCCGTTCGAGGGCGTGGTCGAGACGCTGGAACAGCTGGCCGAACGTGGCGCCAGGCTGGTCGTCGCCACCAACAAGCGCACCGATCTGTCGGAGCTGCTGCTGGGCAAGCTGGACCTGACCCGGCATTTCGCCGCCATCGTCGGCCCCGACAAGGTCAGCGCGAAGAAGCCCTCGGGCGCCCACCTGAAGGAGGCCGTGCTGCTGGCCGGCGGCGAACCGACCATGGCCATCATGGTCGGCGACGCCTCTCCTGATGTCGGGGCGGCGAAGGACGCCGACATGCCCTGTATCGTCGTCACCTTCGGCTATACCCAGATCCCGCCCGAGGAGCTGGGCGGCGACGTTCTGATCGACCATTTCGAGGATCTGGAAGAGGCCATCGACGGCCTGCTGACCGATCTCTACGTCTCGCGGGCCCTGGCGGGGCTCTGA
- a CDS encoding Pr6Pr family membrane protein, with amino-acid sequence MTRYSTTGRIAAGVAAATAWVGLGLYLATEIAGQKGNVLGALWVNASFLTDLTNLCLAVVMSGVALGVARLSKPVVVGWVVTAILTVGIGFWLIGGRLVLGKSDLSDILLHGATPLLAFVFWAGFAVRGVTWKNVLVWMFWPAIYWSYALVRGGLTGEYAYGFLDWPRHGVWSVGITLSALIGLYAACGLVVVWIDKTLGPKRQSPARARET; translated from the coding sequence GTGACGCGATATTCAACGACGGGACGGATCGCCGCCGGGGTGGCCGCCGCTACGGCGTGGGTGGGGCTCGGCCTCTATCTGGCGACCGAGATCGCGGGGCAGAAGGGCAATGTCCTCGGCGCCCTGTGGGTCAATGCGAGTTTCCTGACCGACCTGACCAATCTGTGTCTGGCCGTGGTCATGTCCGGGGTGGCGCTGGGCGTGGCGCGGCTGTCGAAGCCGGTGGTGGTCGGCTGGGTGGTGACGGCGATCCTGACGGTCGGGATCGGCTTCTGGCTGATCGGCGGGCGGCTGGTGCTGGGCAAGTCGGATCTGTCAGACATCCTGCTGCACGGGGCGACGCCGCTGCTGGCCTTCGTGTTCTGGGCCGGGTTCGCCGTTCGGGGCGTGACCTGGAAGAACGTTCTGGTCTGGATGTTCTGGCCGGCGATCTACTGGTCCTACGCCCTGGTCCGGGGCGGGCTGACGGGGGAATACGCCTATGGCTTCCTCGACTGGCCAAGGCACGGCGTCTGGTCCGTCGGCATCACCCTGTCCGCGCTTATCGGGCTCTACGCCGCCTGCGGGCTGGTCGTGGTCTGGATCGACAAAACCCTGGGGCCCAAACGTCAGAGCCCCGCCAGGGCCCGCGAGACGTAG
- a CDS encoding patatin-like phospholipase family protein — MAAAASPKDGAFDLLALSGGGAEGAYGAGLLTGWGERGDRPVFEVVTGVSTGALMAPFVFIGSEGDAELRAAFTDGRSSRVLSPRWLMALRGPGVFRQKPLRDLVASAVTPEVIAGVAQGHREGRRLYVATTSLDTQDQVIWDVGALAASDRPDARERFIDILVASSSIPGVFPPVFIDLERDGRRVRELHADGRTTANFFVAPEGLMMARDLFGPAEAGQSRRLWVILNGRPEPVFSVAPYQPLSVAGRGLDAMMKASTRMNLIASRRFAEANAMGFDLAMAPVGAVETSLDFSPEHMQALFDAGRTQGLSGAAWSAGTLATQ, encoded by the coding sequence ATGGCGGCGGCGGCCAGCCCGAAGGATGGCGCCTTCGATCTTCTGGCCCTGTCGGGCGGCGGGGCCGAGGGGGCCTATGGCGCAGGGCTGCTGACCGGCTGGGGCGAGCGGGGCGACCGGCCGGTGTTCGAGGTGGTGACCGGGGTCAGCACCGGCGCCCTGATGGCCCCGTTCGTCTTCATCGGATCCGAGGGCGACGCCGAGCTGCGCGCGGCCTTCACCGACGGCCGGTCGAGCCGGGTGCTGAGCCCGCGCTGGCTGATGGCCCTGCGCGGCCCTGGCGTCTTCCGCCAGAAGCCGCTGCGCGATCTGGTCGCCTCGGCCGTGACGCCCGAGGTGATCGCGGGCGTGGCGCAGGGCCATCGGGAGGGACGCCGGCTCTATGTCGCGACCACCAGTCTGGATACCCAGGATCAGGTCATCTGGGACGTGGGGGCGCTGGCCGCCTCGGACCGGCCGGACGCGCGCGAGCGTTTCATCGACATTCTGGTGGCCTCGTCCTCGATCCCCGGGGTGTTTCCGCCGGTCTTCATCGATCTGGAACGGGACGGGCGGCGGGTGCGGGAACTGCACGCCGACGGGCGGACGACCGCCAACTTCTTCGTCGCGCCCGAGGGGTTGATGATGGCCCGCGACCTGTTCGGGCCGGCGGAGGCGGGGCAATCACGCCGGTTGTGGGTGATTCTGAACGGAAGACCGGAGCCGGTCTTCTCGGTGGCGCCCTATCAGCCCCTGTCGGTCGCCGGGCGCGGACTGGACGCGATGATGAAGGCCTCGACGCGGATGAACCTGATCGCCTCGCGCCGCTTCGCCGAGGCCAACGCCATGGGGTTCGATCTGGCCATGGCCCCGGTCGGAGCCGTGGAGACCAGCCTCGACTTCAGCCCGGAGCATATGCAGGCCCTGTTCGACGCAGGCCGCACACAGGGGCTGTCGGGCGCGGCTTGGAGCGCAGGGACTCTGGCGACGCAGTGA
- a CDS encoding winged helix-turn-helix transcriptional regulator, translating to MTAPAFKPHHLADGRVQYPAVDPRIEALVTEVIGRVADKWTMIVLDVLAENGELRFTRIGELSEGISQKMLTQTLRAMERDGLVVRTVHPVVPPKVEYRLTDMGFSLAEAFCGVWTWAADHLERIEAARAQFDRAKVG from the coding sequence ATGACCGCCCCGGCCTTCAAGCCCCATCATCTCGCCGACGGCCGCGTCCAGTATCCGGCGGTCGATCCGCGCATCGAGGCCCTGGTGACCGAGGTCATCGGCCGGGTGGCGGACAAATGGACGATGATCGTGCTGGACGTCCTGGCTGAGAACGGCGAGTTGCGCTTCACCCGCATCGGCGAACTGTCCGAGGGCATCAGCCAGAAGATGCTGACCCAGACCCTGCGGGCGATGGAGCGCGACGGGCTGGTGGTGCGTACGGTTCACCCGGTGGTGCCGCCGAAGGTCGAGTACCGCCTGACCGACATGGGCTTCAGCCTCGCCGAGGCGTTTTGCGGGGTGTGGACCTGGGCGGCGGACCATCTGGAGCGGATCGAGGCGGCGCGGGCGCAGTTCGATCGGGCGAAGGTCGGGTAG
- a CDS encoding SDR family oxidoreductase, translated as MNTSKDTVLITGGGTGIGRAFAEALHAKGAKVIIAGRRAAPLQEVVAANPGMAYVVLDVADPEAVKTVAAQVVADHPALNVVINNAGIMKAETLSGGAFDLSIVDETIAINLLGTIRLTAALLPHLLTKEAATVVTVSSGLAFVPLTATPTYNATKAAIHSWSQSLRHQLKDTPVRVVEWAPPAVATDLMPGHAENPNSMPLAEFTSESLALFERGDDEVLVERVKFLSGAEGRGEYAKVFSILNDGAH; from the coding sequence ATGAACACCTCGAAAGACACCGTCCTGATCACCGGCGGCGGAACCGGCATCGGCCGCGCCTTCGCCGAGGCCCTGCATGCGAAAGGCGCCAAGGTCATCATCGCGGGCCGTCGCGCCGCCCCGCTTCAGGAAGTCGTCGCCGCCAACCCGGGCATGGCTTACGTCGTCCTCGACGTCGCCGATCCGGAAGCCGTCAAGACCGTCGCGGCCCAGGTCGTCGCCGACCACCCCGCCCTGAACGTCGTGATCAACAACGCCGGCATCATGAAGGCCGAGACCCTGTCGGGCGGCGCCTTCGACCTGTCGATCGTGGACGAGACCATCGCCATCAACCTCTTGGGCACGATCCGGCTGACGGCGGCCCTGCTTCCGCACCTGCTGACGAAAGAAGCCGCCACGGTGGTGACCGTCTCGTCCGGTCTGGCTTTCGTGCCCCTGACGGCGACCCCGACCTACAACGCCACCAAGGCCGCCATCCATTCCTGGAGCCAGTCCCTGCGCCACCAGCTCAAGGACACCCCGGTCCGTGTCGTCGAATGGGCCCCGCCCGCCGTCGCCACCGACCTGATGCCGGGCCATGCGGAGAACCCCAACTCCATGCCGCTCGCCGAGTTCACCTCCGAAAGCCTCGCCCTGTTCGAGCGCGGCGACGACGAGGTCCTGGTCGAGCGGGTCAAATTCCTCTCCGGCGCCGAGGGCCGGGGGGAATACGCCAAGGTATTCTCGATCCTGAACGACGGGGCGCACTGA
- a CDS encoding dicarboxylate/amino acid:cation symporter, whose product MLARFFAIPLWIRTAVGFGLGIVAGLILRENAETWLQPIGDLYLNLIRMVVAPLVLFTIASSIAKLGEGTGAVRLGVRTIVWFAITSLLAVLVGFAFGHLINPGVGLSNLPLGEVKERVIPTPLEVLLGIVPTNPFKALSDGKVLQIIFFSAFVGVALVALGDRAANARRLVDEGAAIIFRITRWVIQLTPIGVFGLIGSVVGGYGWEALLPLVKFIVAIYAACLFHILVVYSGLLKLHGLKVVSFFRGAFAAQQTAFATSSSLGTLPITLRQTVERLGVPQAYAAFAVPLGANVKMDGCGAIYPAIASIFIAQYFKIDLSLTQYILIGLTAVLGSLGTAGVPGTSIVMLTLTLSTAGLPLEGIGYIVAIDRIIDMMRTATNVTGQMLVPVLVAREEGVLNRDIYDGHVAWLPGDPETDQPDLVKASGI is encoded by the coding sequence ATGCTCGCCCGATTCTTCGCCATTCCCCTGTGGATCCGCACCGCCGTCGGCTTCGGCCTCGGCATCGTCGCGGGCCTGATCCTCAGGGAGAATGCCGAGACCTGGCTTCAGCCGATCGGCGACCTCTATCTGAACCTGATCCGCATGGTGGTCGCGCCCCTGGTGCTGTTCACCATCGCCTCCTCCATCGCCAAACTGGGCGAAGGGACAGGGGCCGTGCGGCTGGGCGTGCGCACCATCGTCTGGTTCGCCATCACCTCGCTTCTGGCCGTTCTGGTCGGCTTCGCCTTCGGACACCTGATCAATCCGGGCGTCGGCCTGTCGAACCTGCCGCTGGGCGAGGTCAAGGAGCGGGTCATTCCGACGCCGCTGGAGGTCCTGCTCGGCATCGTGCCCACCAATCCGTTCAAGGCGCTCAGCGACGGCAAGGTGCTGCAAATCATCTTCTTCTCCGCGTTCGTTGGCGTGGCCCTGGTCGCGCTCGGCGACCGCGCCGCCAACGCCCGCCGTCTGGTCGACGAGGGCGCGGCCATCATCTTCCGCATCACCCGCTGGGTGATCCAACTGACCCCCATCGGCGTCTTCGGCCTGATCGGCTCGGTCGTCGGCGGCTATGGCTGGGAGGCCCTGCTGCCGCTGGTCAAGTTCATCGTCGCCATCTATGCGGCCTGCCTGTTCCACATCCTGGTGGTCTATTCGGGCCTGCTGAAGCTCCACGGGCTAAAGGTCGTCTCCTTCTTCCGCGGCGCCTTCGCGGCCCAGCAGACGGCCTTCGCCACCTCCTCCTCGCTCGGCACCCTGCCCATCACCCTGCGCCAGACCGTCGAGCGCCTCGGCGTGCCCCAGGCCTATGCCGCCTTCGCCGTGCCTCTGGGGGCCAACGTCAAGATGGACGGCTGCGGCGCCATCTATCCGGCCATCGCCTCCATCTTCATCGCCCAGTATTTCAAGATCGACCTGTCGCTGACCCAGTACATCCTGATCGGCCTGACCGCCGTTCTCGGCTCGCTGGGCACCGCGGGCGTCCCCGGCACCTCGATCGTCATGCTGACCCTGACCCTGTCCACCGCCGGCCTGCCGCTGGAGGGGATCGGCTATATCGTGGCCATCGACCGGATCATCGACATGATGCGCACGGCGACCAACGTAACGGGCCAGATGCTTGTCCCGGTTCTGGTCGCCCGCGAGGAAGGTGTGCTGAATCGGGACATCTACGACGGCCATGTGGCCTGGCTCCCGGGCGATCCCGAAACGGATCAGCCGGATTTGGTCAAGGCGAGCGGCATCTGA
- a CDS encoding DEAD/DEAH box helicase yields the protein MPFPASHPALDLALSERGYAEPTPVQAAVLESEVGRDLLVSAQTGSGKTVAFGLALASTLIGDADRIEDNGAPAALIIAPTRELALQVSKELEWLYSKAGARIATCVGGMDPRAERRTLERGAAIVVGTPGRLKDHLERGALDLSGLKAVVLDEADEMLDMGFAEDLTFILDSAPAERRTLLFSATLARDIVQLARTYQRDAIRIDTVAGAGSHADIEYKAIRIAPNEVELGVVNVLRYFEAPGALVFANTRERVKHLTASLRERGFAVVGLSGELTQAARSEALQALRDGHARVCVATDVAARGLDLPDLGLVIHAEIPVNKATLLHRSGRTGRAGKKGVSVMMVSYTRRRKVELMLQSAGITAEWAGPPSAEMILEKDRERLLADPALTAPVDDAEALELGKLLLERTSAEQIAASLIRLYRQKLPSPEDVYDDDRMKRAQATGVNDRGQRDGPLTDFARGGDMAWFRINIGRDKNADPKWLLPTLCRLGHVTKGDIGSIKIFDRETKFEITKSAEAKFRAAIASGLEDGVTVNDAVAPGPKEKPASRWDKKPSGDGDRPERKPWAKKSEGGAPRGDKPAWKDREGGFEKKPWAKDAPAGEKKPWVKREDAAPAGEKKPWVKRDAPAHATDGDAKPKWVKRTKDAPTPEGKTAWVEKPKGPKKAWAPRSDAAPAPAGDKPWTGKPFKGKKKSNG from the coding sequence ATGCCCTTCCCCGCCAGCCACCCCGCGCTCGACCTCGCGCTTTCCGAACGCGGCTATGCCGAGCCCACCCCCGTCCAAGCCGCCGTGCTGGAAAGCGAAGTCGGACGTGACCTGCTGGTCTCGGCCCAGACCGGCTCCGGCAAGACCGTCGCCTTCGGCCTGGCCCTCGCCTCGACCCTGATTGGCGACGCCGACCGTATCGAGGACAACGGCGCCCCCGCCGCCCTGATCATCGCCCCGACCCGCGAACTGGCCCTGCAGGTCTCGAAAGAGCTGGAGTGGCTCTATTCCAAGGCCGGCGCCCGCATCGCCACCTGCGTCGGCGGCATGGACCCCCGCGCCGAGCGCCGCACCCTGGAACGCGGCGCCGCCATCGTCGTCGGCACCCCCGGCCGTCTGAAGGACCATCTGGAGCGCGGCGCGCTGGACCTCTCCGGCCTCAAGGCCGTCGTCCTCGACGAGGCCGACGAGATGCTGGACATGGGCTTCGCCGAAGACCTGACCTTCATCCTCGACAGCGCCCCGGCCGAGCGTCGCACCCTGCTGTTCTCGGCGACCCTGGCCCGCGACATCGTCCAGCTGGCCCGCACCTATCAGCGCGACGCCATCCGCATCGACACCGTCGCCGGCGCCGGCTCGCACGCCGACATCGAATACAAGGCTATCCGCATCGCCCCGAACGAGGTCGAGCTCGGCGTCGTCAACGTCCTGCGCTATTTCGAGGCCCCCGGCGCCTTGGTCTTCGCCAACACCCGTGAGCGGGTGAAGCACCTGACCGCCTCCCTGCGCGAGCGCGGCTTCGCCGTCGTCGGCCTGTCGGGCGAACTGACCCAAGCGGCCCGCTCCGAGGCGCTTCAGGCCCTGCGCGACGGCCACGCCCGCGTCTGCGTCGCCACCGACGTCGCCGCCCGCGGCCTCGACCTGCCCGACCTGGGCCTGGTCATCCACGCCGAAATCCCGGTCAACAAGGCCACCCTGCTTCACCGTTCGGGCCGCACCGGCCGTGCGGGCAAGAAGGGCGTCTCGGTGATGATGGTCTCCTACACCCGTCGCCGTAAGGTCGAGCTGATGCTCCAGTCGGCCGGGATCACCGCCGAATGGGCCGGCCCGCCCTCGGCCGAGATGATCCTCGAGAAGGACCGCGAGCGCCTGCTGGCCGATCCCGCCCTGACCGCCCCCGTCGATGACGCCGAGGCTCTGGAACTCGGCAAGCTGCTGCTGGAACGCACCTCCGCCGAACAGATCGCCGCCTCCCTGATCCGCCTCTACCGCCAGAAGCTGCCCTCGCCGGAAGACGTCTATGACGACGACCGCATGAAGCGCGCCCAGGCGACCGGCGTGAACGACCGCGGCCAGCGCGACGGCCCGCTTACCGACTTCGCCCGCGGCGGCGATATGGCCTGGTTCCGCATCAACATCGGCCGCGACAAGAACGCCGACCCGAAATGGCTGCTGCCGACGCTCTGCCGTCTGGGCCACGTCACCAAGGGCGACATCGGCTCGATCAAGATCTTCGACCGCGAGACCAAGTTCGAGATCACCAAATCGGCTGAAGCCAAGTTCCGCGCCGCCATCGCCTCGGGTCTGGAAGACGGCGTGACCGTCAACGACGCCGTCGCCCCGGGCCCGAAGGAAAAGCCCGCCAGCCGCTGGGACAAGAAGCCCTCGGGCGACGGCGATCGTCCCGAGCGGAAGCCCTGGGCGAAGAAGTCCGAGGGCGGCGCTCCGCGTGGAGACAAGCCTGCGTGGAAGGACCGTGAAGGCGGTTTCGAGAAGAAGCCCTGGGCCAAGGACGCGCCTGCCGGTGAGAAGAAACCTTGGGTCAAGCGCGAGGACGCCGCGCCCGCCGGTGAGAAGAAGCCCTGGGTCAAGCGCGACGCTCCGGCTCATGCCACCGACGGCGACGCCAAGCCCAAATGGGTCAAGCGCACCAAGGACGCCCCGACGCCCGAGGGCAAAACGGCCTGGGTCGAAAAGCCCAAGGGCCCGAAGAAGGCCTGGGCCCCGCGCAGCGACGCCGCCCCCGCTCCCGCCGGCGACAAGCCCTGGACCGGCAAGCCCTTCAAGGGCAAGAAGAAGTCGAACGGCTAG